ATGTCCAGGTACCAGCTGTACTCGGCCGGGTTCTCGCCGCTATCTATCAAGCGCTGCAGTACTCTGCCGTACTCGTACTCGCGCTCAGCCCCCGAAGCAGCTTCCCCGAAGCCCTCCGGGTACACCAAGTCGAAGTCCCTGAGGATGCCGGGCCTCTCAGGGTCCTCCCGATCGTAAAAGCCCCTCGCCGTCTTCGGGTAGTCGATTATGAAGAAGGGGCGGTCGAAGCTGGCGCTCAGCGCGACCTCCGCCTCCCACGGGATCTCCTCGCCCAACTTCACCGGGTAGCCCATTTCGCCGGCCAGCTTTACAGCCTGCTCGTAGGTGATCCTCGGGAAAGGCGGCCTGTACTGCTCCATGTCGCGTCCCAGCGCCTCCAGGTCCCTCCAGTTATCCTCCAGGACCCGGCCGATGACGTAGCAGAGCAAACCCTCTGCGATCCTCATCGCGTCCTCGTAGCTAGCCCTCCTCATCTCTATGTCCACCTGGAAGAACTCGGCCAAGTGCCTACCCGTCAGGAGGGCTTCGGGCCTCTCCAGGCGAACGTTCGGGGAGACGAAGTAGATCCTGCCTAGCACGTGCGCCATCATCTGCTTGTAGAGGATGGCGCTGCTCATCACCTTGTACTTGTGCCCGTAGAACTCGACGACGGCCTGCTGAGCCCCCCTTATCCCGGGGTCGGTGGCGGGACCGATGATGGGTGGCAGCAGCTCGGTGAAACCCCTAGCATCCAGGTACTCGCGGATCGCCCTCAGGATCGTGGCTTGAACCCTGAAGACCCGCGCGTACTTAGACTCGCTGCAGTACAGGTGGTAGCACTTCGAGAGCTTCTCCAGCAGCTTCGCGGCGAGCGTAGCGCCGTCGCTCTTCGCGTACTTCTCGAACCACTCGACGGACGGGTGCAGCCTGACGATTTTCACGCCCCCTGCTCCAGAGGGAACGGTTATGAACCTACCTGTCAATTCGACGGAATAAAACAAGTTTGAAATACATTCAGCCATTTAAGCATGAAATATCGGTCAAGTATACGGGAAATTCATGTCTTTTTAGTTGAAATGACATGGAGGTGGCTGCTCGGCTTTAGCCCTGCCTACTCGAGCTCTCCCCGAAGGCCTTGAGGAACTGCTCCCGCGCCTCCCTAAGGCTTACGCCCTTCCGCCTCGAGTACCGCTCGAGGTCGGCCGCCTCTGGTTTCACCCTAACGATCCTCCCCTCCCCGTCGTACGCGATCTTCGCTCGCACGCGCTCCCCTGAGACCTCGACTTCAACGGTTTCGCGCCTGAGCTTCAACCTGTCGACCACGGTCCAGCGGACGCCCAGCGTGCCGAGCTCCATCATCATGAGCTGTGCCAGCTCTCGGGCTCGAGCGGGCTCCGCTAGCACCTGCACTATGAACGCGGGTCTCCCCTTCTTCCCCACCGCTGGGATCGTGTAAACGTCCAAAGCCCCCCTCTCCATCAGGAGGTCCCTCGCGTAGGCGAGGAGCTCTCCGTCCACGTCATCAACGTTCGTCTCCAGCACGGCGACCCTATCGCGAAGCTCGCCGCCGGTCAGCTTCACCTCGTAGGCGATCAGGGGTTGAACCCCGTAATCCCTCGACCCCGCCCCGTAGCCAACTCTCGCAACCTCGAGCACCGGCGTTTCAGCCAGAAACTCGTCGGCTAGCGCGGCGAGCACCGCAACCCCGGTTGGCGTCGCCAGCTCCCCCTCCACGGGCCCAAGCCGGAAGGGAATCCCCCTTAGCCTCAGGATCTCCCTCGTAGCAGGTGCCGGTGATGAGACGAGCCCGTGCGCCGTCCTAACGGGGCCGCCGCCGACCGCTACGGGTGTAGCCATCACCCTGCACCCCGCCAACCCTAGACTCTCGATTAGGAGCGGGGCTGCAACAACGTCGAACAGGGTGTCAGCAGAAGCCAGCTCGTGGAGGTGCACCCCACCGCCACCGTGCACGGCCGCCTCAGCCTCCTCCATGAGCTTGAGAGCCGCCCGAGCTCTCTCGTAGACGTAGTCTGAGAGGTTGAGAGTCGAGCGGAGCCTTTCGAGAGCAACGTAGAAGTCTGGGAACCCCCTTTCCGCTTCGGTCTCATCGATCCTCAGATCCAGCCTGACGGCCCGAACTCCAGCCCTTTCCACTCTCTCGAGCGAGACTTTGAAGCCGCGCACCCCATCAAGGACGGAGGGTAGCGCGGAGGCCAGCTCGTGTAGCCGGTTTACGTCAGCCCCCATGTCCAGCAAGGCGGCGGTGAGCATGTCGCCTGAAACGCCGGAGACCGATGCGTCAATCAGGAGCGCTCGCATCCCTCGTCTACCGAAGCGATACTTATCAGCCTTTCCCCCCGAAGCCCCTTATGAGTGTCAGGGAGGTTTTGGAGGCGGTAGCGAGAGGTTCGATCAGCGTGGAGGAGGCTGAGAGGAGGCTCCGCCTGCTCACCCTGGAGATCGTTGGGGACTACGCGAGGCTGGACGTGGGTAGGGAGCTGCGGAGGGGGGTTCCTGAAATCGTGCTAGGCGACGTGAAGAGGGTGGGCGAGTTAGTCGAGATCATCAGGAGGAAGCTACCAGCCGCAGGCAGAGTGATCGTGAGCAGGGTTGGTAGGAGGAAGGTTGAAGCCATCATCGGGGAGTTGAAGCCGGCTAGCTACAGGTACGAGGAGAGGGCCAGAATCCTCGTCGTGTACGGAGAGGGCTTCCAGCCGCGCAAGACGGGTGGGCGTGTGGCGGTGTTGAGCGGCGGGACCGCCGACATACCCGTCGCTGAGGAGGCCAGGGTCATAGCGGAGGAAATGGGCTGCGAAGTCAGGTGCTGGTACGACGTGGGCGTCGCGGCGCTGCACAGGGCTATCCAAGCGGTCAGGGAGGCGCTGGAGTGGGGGGCTGACGCCATGATCGTCGCCGCGGGCCGGGAGGCGGCTCTCGCCTCCGTGGTGGCGAGCCTAGCCGACGTGCCCGTCGTGGGACTGCCAGTGTCCGTGGGATACGGCTTCGCTGGCCAAGGGTTGAGCGCTCTCGCCTCCATGCTCCAGTCCTGCCCCCTCGGCCTAGCCGTTGTGAACATCGACGCTGGGGTGGCAGCCGGGGTTTTCGCAGCCATGGTGGCTAACGCAGTGGCGAGAGCTAGGGCGGCAGGGAGTAAAGGTGGTGGCTCGTGACCTCCCCGGGGAGTCAACCCAATAAGCTCGAGAGGCTGATCGAGTGGTTCAAGGAGCTGGGCGGCCCCGTTGTGGTAGCCTTCTCCGGAGGCGTGGACAGCAGCCTGGTTCTGAAGGCCGCTGCTGAGGCTCTCGGCCCCTCCCAGGTGTACGCGGTGACGGTTGAAAGCCCTCTCCACCCGGCTTCAGAAATCAGGGTTGCGAGGGAGGTGGCCTCGCGACTGGGGGTCAACCACGTAGTCGTACGGGGTGACGAGCTCGAGGACGACAATGTCGTGAGCAACCCGCCCAACCGCTGCTACTACTGCAAGAAGAGGATCGTCGCTAAGATGAAGGAGGTGGCTGCCCGGGTCGGGGCGGTGGCGATTGTCGACGGTACCAACGCGGAGGACTTGATGGGCCACAGGCCGGGCCTCAAAGCGCTGAGGGAGGAGGGTGTGAGGAGCCCGCTCCTCGAGCTCGGTTTCACGAAGAGCGAAGTCCGAGCCGCAGCCAGAGCCCTGGGTCTACCGAACTGGGATAAGCCGTCGGCAGCCTGCCTGGCGTCCAGGATCCCCTACGGCGTGAGGATCACCGTGGATAAGCTCTCCAGGATCGAGAGGGCTGAGGAGCTGGTGAGAGCCATCACGGGCGCGCGGGTCGTCAGGGTGAGGGATCACGGCGATGTAGCGAGGATCGAGGTGGGGAGGGAGGAGAGGAAGCTCCTCTTCTCCGAGGAAATCATGGACGCGCTGGCGCGCGAGCTCAAAAACCTCGGCTGGAGGTACGTCGCTCTAGACCTGGAGGGCTACAGGACGGGCAGTCTGGATGAAGTGCTGGAGAGAGCGGCTGCGCCAGAAGCCTAACCCGGCTGAAAGTGCCTTGCATCACCCGCCACCAGAGCGCCCACCGCGCGTGAGCAACCCTCTATTCCGCGCGCCCCCTCCGACTTGACACGCCTACAAAGCTGCTCCCCGACGGAGCCCTCGGAGCGTATCTGCGTTTTTCTTGACTGAGAAAGATCTCGCCCCGCTCGAGCTAACCGCTGTCGACTACCCTGGGACCATCAGAGGAAGTAGCAGTGCGAAGAGGAGAGAGGGGAGCAGGTCCCCAACTCTGACACGCCTCAGGTTGAGCAGGTTGATCCCTACCCCGAGCAGGGGGACACCTCCGCACACGGTTAGCGTGCTAACCGAGCTTGGGGGCAGCGAAGCCTTGAGGAGCCAACCGAGCAGGGCGAGGGAACCTTGAAAGGCGAGTAGGGGGAGTGCGCTCGCCATTACGCCCCAGCCGAGCGTGGCAGCGTAGGCTATCGAAACCGTGCCGTCCATCACGGACTTCGTCAGGATGATGGAGGGATCGCCCATCCCGTCCATGATCGAGCCCACAACCGTCATCGGCCCCACGCAGTAGGTGAGAAAGGCTGTCATCAAGCCCTCCGCGAACCCCGAGCCCCCGGCCCTGGATGCCAGCGACGACATGCGCTCCTCCAGCCTGACGAAGTGGCCGAGGAGCGCGCCCAGCAGAAGGGAGAAGACCACTATGATCGGGTTGGCCTTCTCCAAGGCCATGCTCGCCCCGAGGGCTAAGGTGAAGAGGCCCACAGCCTCCCTCAAGAGCTCCAGCGCGCCCTTCGGAACCTGCCTCCTCAAGGCCAACCCACCGATCGAGCCCGCGACGACGGCAGCCGCGTTAACAATCGTGCCGAGCACGGGGCGTGGATCAATGGGGGCTTAATTCCTTGTCTCCACGGGCTCCGCCGGTGTAGCATTTGGAAGCGAAGAGAACGCGTTTACAGACTCGGTGTAGCTTCCAGCCTCGCCTCCAACACCGGCTGAGCTATGCAGGCTTACACCTGGCGCGACTTAGCTTCGAAAGAGAGCTTCGCCCCAGCGGCTGCGGTAAGCAATCTCACTGAGCGCTTTTCTGTCCGTGACGGGCCCTTTCTCTTCAGCTGGGTAGCCGATCGCTATCATCGCGACCATCCTGGCACCGTTGGGTAACTTGAGGAGTTTTTTGAGATCGTCCTCCTCGTCGCGATGGACTTCGATCCAGCAGGTTCCCAAACCTAAGCTGTGTGCTGGATTTCTGTAGTGGAGACTTTATGTTTGGTTTTTGCTCCTATGTTTCAACTATTTTAACAGCTATCAGCGGCGATTCTAATCCTAGAATCTGCTCGATTTTTAGGCTAACGACTTTATTTTCCATTTCTTTAGGCTTAAGTCATTTTGGCTTGCTATATTTTTGCTTCGTCGATTACTATTTTGGCTATTTTCTTGACGTCTGCCTCGTAGATGTCAAGTGTGGGTACTTTTTGCAGGTATTTGGATATGTCAATTTCGTAGTCGATTCTTTTCCCAGCTTTCTCCAGGACTTTTGAGGCGCAGCGGTTGCCACACCCGTTTATGACAATGTTCCTTTTTGCTTTTTCTGCAATTTCCAAGTGTGGCTTTGAGCCTGCCGCAACAGCGGTTATGCAGCACATTCTAGCCTTACCCATGTTTGTAAGCAGAACGCCTACCGCATGCCCTATTTGGCCAACGTTAGCTGCTCCGTCGCAAACCCAAACGATATTTTCATGCTCGGCAACCTTATGGCAAGGTGGAAGAATCTTAGGTGTTGCAGCATCTTTATACTCGTCGGCTAATTTCTTTGGTTTTCCCCGATCATTTCCTCCGTTATTCTTCAGAATCCCTTCAGTATTCATGTACGCCAGCCTCCCTTAGGGCCTCTTTAAATGTTCCTTCGCTTGGGCAAATGCCTATTATGCGTATATCCTTGTCAATGATAATGGCTGGGCTTGCCGCTATGCCATACTCGCTTGGTTTTGGGTTTATTCCACGGTAGATTTCAATCTCGATCTTATCCTTACTTTTATCTTCTCTACGAGTTTATGCCAAAAGAAACTATACAAGGTACATAGGAAGTGGCAAAGCAGCTGGTTATGGGCTTGCCCTTAGAATGGCGCCATTCTTGACGGTTTGCACCTGCACAATGGATGCTAAAACCGCGTTGTGGATCAACCTTCTAGCCCTCTGTATGCACTGGTTCTCCCTAGTCGGGTGCACGCGGTTGGTCAGCAGAACGATGAAGATGCCGAGCTCCGGGTCGATCCAGAGGGATGTCCCTGTGAAACCCGTGTGGCCGTACGCTCTGGGTGACATCAAGTCGCCGCAGCTGCAGGGCCTGCAGTTGAGAGCCCAACCGAGGCCGCGGCACTCGTTGAGGCCCTGCGTGTGGTTTCTCGTGGCGAGCTCCACAGTTAACGGGCTTAGAACCCTCACACCGTTGAAGGAGCCCTTGTTGAGCCACATCTGCGCGTAGACGGCTAGGTCGGCCGCTGTGGAGAAGAGGCCCGCGTGGCCAGCCACGCCCCCCATGAACCAGGCGTTCTCGTCGTGAACTTCACCCTTCAGAACCCTACCCCTCAGCCTGCAGAACTCCGTCGCAACGGCCCGCTCCTTGAGATCCCCCTCTGGGTTGAAGGTTGTCTCACGCATCCCTAAAGGCTTGAGCACCAGCTCGCTAACCACCCTGTCTAGGCTCTCTCCCGTCACCATCTCGATTATGCGGCCGAGCAGGATGAAGCCCAGGTCGCTGTAGACAACCTTTGAGCCGGGCTCGTACTCAAGGTTCACGCTGGCAACATAGCTGTAGACCTCCTCCCTCCTCGACAGGAGGGAGTAGAGGGGGAGGTGGGCCGGTAAGCCTGAAGTGTGCGTGAGCAGGTGCCAAACCCTCACTCGGGCCTTCGAGCCGCTACTGAAGGCTGGGAAGTACGTGGAAACCGGGTCGTCGAGGCTCAGCTCACCCCTCTCCACGAGCCTTAAGACGACCGGCGTTGTGGCGACAACCTTCGTCAAGCTGGCTAGATCGAAGACCGCGTCTGTAGTCATGGGGCGCTTCTCGGGGAATAACTGGGAGTACCCGTAGGCCCTACGCAAGACCACCCTACCGCTCCTCGCCACGAGCAGGACGGCACCGGGGAAGCAGCCGGCCTCAACCAGGCGCGTTAGAAGGTGATCGACCGTGGCCAGCCTCTCAGGGTCGAAGCCGTGCTCCTCGGGCCTACCGCTGGGGAGCATGGTGGAGCCACGTTAAAGAGAATAATAACCCTTGCTCGTTGCCGCTGTGGGGGAGAGGCGCCTAATAGTGGCTGTGGACGGTGGGGGCAGCGGGTCGAGAGCCCTCCTTTTCGGCTGCGATGGGAGCGTGCTCTCCCTGCACAAGGGGCCCCCGTTGAACTACGCGGTCCTGGGGCCTACAGCCTTCACCGCGAACCTGGGGTTGCTGCTGAGACCCGTTTCTGAGTTTTCCGGCGCGATCGAAGGGTACGTCTTCAGCCTAGCGGGGGTATCGGCGTACAGGGGGGAGGTTGAGCAGCTGCTGCGAAGGGAGCTCGGCGTGGAGCGCGTCTGGCTTCTCACGGACGTTGAAGCGGCGTACATGGCCGCTGCTCGCGGGCGGGATGCCATCGTGGTTTCAGCTGGAACCGGCTCCTTCGCCTACGGGAGGAGGGCTGGCAGGGAGGCGAGGGTTGGTGGCTGGGGCTACCTGTTCGGTGACGAGGGGAGCGCCTACTGGATCGGTAGGGAGTTCGTCCGCAGGTGCTTGATGCACTACGACGGCAGGCTGGCGGAGGGTGAGCTCTCCCTAAAGCTCCTCCTGGAGGAACTCCACGCACCCAACGTCAGGGACGCTCTGGCGAAGCTGTACAGGGAGTACACGTCCCCCAGCAGGGTTGCGGAGCTGGCGAAGGTTGCTTGCAAGGCTGCTGAGATGGGGTGCCCGATGGCTCTCGACCTGATCGGGGACGCTGCCCGGCTGCTGGAGCAGATGGTTTCAGCGGTTGCTGAGCAGTTGGGCTTCACGGGGGAGGTAGACGTCTACGGGACCGGAGGGGTGATCATCGGCTGCAAGCCTCTTGCGGAGGCCTTGAGGCGCGAGGTTGAGTCGAAGCCGGGGAGGAGGTTCCACGTGAGGCCCGCACCACCCCTGCTCGGCTGCGTCCTGCACTACCTCCACTCTGTCAAGGGTCTTGGCGTGGACGAATTGGAAAAGGTGAACCTTGAAATACCAACTGAGGATTACTGATCGCGTGGGCGAGGGGACTTTCGAGCTGCTCGCGCGCCTCGAGACGGAGCAGAGGAACCCTATCAGCGAGAGGCTCAGCGAGCTGCCGACGATAGAGATCCTTAGGATCATCAACGAGGAGGACAAGAAGGTCGCCTACGCGGTGGAGCGCGCGCTACCCGAGATCGCCAAGCTCGTCGATACGATCCTGGAGGCGATCAGGAGCGGGGGGCGCTGGATCTACGTGGGGGCTGGGACGAGCGGGAGGCTCGCGGCAATCGATGTGGCTGAGCTCCTCTCCACCTACAACGTGGGGCCGGAGACCGTCGAAGCTCTCGTGGCGGGCGGCCCTGGAGCAATGGTGAGGCCGATTGAGGGGGCGGAGGACGATGAGGAAATGGCGGTGAGAGAGCTGAAAGCTAGGAGGATACGCGAGGGGGACGTCGTGGTCGGCATCAGCGCGAGCGGGCGGACCCCCTACGTTGTGTCAGCGCTCCGCTACGCGAAGAGCGTCGGGGCGAAAACGGCGATTATCACGAGCGTCGAGAACTCCCCCGCTTGCGAGTACGCCGACATAAAGATCGTCCTGAGGACGGGGCCGGAGGTGGTGACGGGCTCAACTCGTATGAAGGCGGGTACCGCGCAGAAGATGGTTCTAACGATGATCAGCACGGCTGTCATGGTGAGGTTGGGGAAGGTTCACGGGAACCTGATGATCTCCCTGCAGCCGGTCAGCGGGAAGCTCAGGGAGAGAGCGAAGAGGATACTCATGATGGAGGCCGGAATCGATTACCGGAGCGCCTCAGAGATTCTGGAGAAGGCCAACTACAACTTGCCGGCCGCCATCGTCATGGCGGTAGCGGGCGTCAGCTACGAGGAGGCTTTGCGCTACCTCGAGCGGGCGAACTACATCCCCGTGAAAGCGATAGAGCTGGCGAAGGGTGGTCGCGTTGAGGGTTAGGTTGGGCTTGGAAAGCCCGGAGCTGGGGAAGCTCCTGGCAGGCAAGAAACTGGGTATCGCCACCAACCACACGGGGGTTACCCCCGAGATGAGGCACATAATCGAGATTGCAGGTGAGCACGGGGAGGTTGAGGTGGTTTTCACTCCCGAGCACGGGTTGTGGGGTTCAGCTGCAGCCGGCGAGCTTGTCTCATCGAGGGTGGATGAGGAGTACGGCGTGAGGGTCTGCAGCCTCTACGGAGAGACCCTGGAGCCACCCACCGAGGAGCTGCAGAAGCTGGACCTCGTCGTGTACGACATCCAGGATCTAGGGCTCCGCTGGTACACCTACGCATCAACGCTCTACTACACCGTTAAAGCGTGCGCTAAAGCGGGCACTCCCCTGCTGGTCCTCGACAGACCGGCTCCACTGACGGGGGCAGTGACGGAAGGGCCGGTCCTCGATCCCACCTACAAATCCTTCACCGGGTTGGCTAGAATCCCAGCCCGCTACGCGTTAACCCCAGGCGAGCTAGCCCTCTACTACTCGAGAGTTGAGGGGCTGGGTGGTGAAGTTCACGTTGCCAGGATGGCGGGTTGGAGGAGGGAGATGTGGTTCGATGAGACAGGGCTCCCCTGGGTTCCCCCTTCACCCAACATCCCGAACCTTGAGGCAGCTCTCGTCTACGCTGGAGCCTGCCTACTCGAGGGTACGAACCTGTCCGAGGGTAGGGGGACCGCTTCGCCCTTCCTCCAGTTTGGGGCACCCTGGATCCGGGCGAGGAGGCTCGCTCAAGCTCTCAACGAGCTGAGGCTGCCCGGGGT
The Thermofilaceae archaeon DNA segment above includes these coding regions:
- a CDS encoding asparagine synthetase A, with protein sequence MKIVRLHPSVEWFEKYAKSDGATLAAKLLEKLSKCYHLYCSESKYARVFRVQATILRAIREYLDARGFTELLPPIIGPATDPGIRGAQQAVVEFYGHKYKVMSSAILYKQMMAHVLGRIYFVSPNVRLERPEALLTGRHLAEFFQVDIEMRRASYEDAMRIAEGLLCYVIGRVLEDNWRDLEALGRDMEQYRPPFPRITYEQAVKLAGEMGYPVKLGEEIPWEAEVALSASFDRPFFIIDYPKTARGFYDREDPERPGILRDFDLVYPEGFGEAASGAEREYEYGRVLQRLIDSGENPAEYSWYLDMLKTGVSPSAGFGIGVERLTRFVCGLPAVWEARPYPKLPGIAPTP
- the larC gene encoding nickel pincer cofactor biosynthesis protein LarC, whose protein sequence is MRALLIDASVSGVSGDMLTAALLDMGADVNRLHELASALPSVLDGVRGFKVSLERVERAGVRAVRLDLRIDETEAERGFPDFYVALERLRSTLNLSDYVYERARAALKLMEEAEAAVHGGGGVHLHELASADTLFDVVAAPLLIESLGLAGCRVMATPVAVGGGPVRTAHGLVSSPAPATREILRLRGIPFRLGPVEGELATPTGVAVLAALADEFLAETPVLEVARVGYGAGSRDYGVQPLIAYEVKLTGGELRDRVAVLETNVDDVDGELLAYARDLLMERGALDVYTIPAVGKKGRPAFIVQVLAEPARARELAQLMMMELGTLGVRWTVVDRLKLRRETVEVEVSGERVRAKIAYDGEGRIVRVKPEAADLERYSRRKGVSLREAREQFLKAFGESSSRQG
- a CDS encoding DUF554 domain-containing protein; this encodes MLGTIVNAAAVVAGSIGGLALRRQVPKGALELLREAVGLFTLALGASMALEKANPIIVVFSLLLGALLGHFVRLEERMSSLASRAGGSGFAEGLMTAFLTYCVGPMTVVGSIMDGMGDPSIILTKSVMDGTVSIAYAATLGWGVMASALPLLAFQGSLALLGWLLKASLPPSSVSTLTVCGGVPLLGVGINLLNLRRVRVGDLLPSLLFALLLPLMVPG
- a CDS encoding serine hydrolase, which produces MLPSGRPEEHGFDPERLATVDHLLTRLVEAGCFPGAVLLVARSGRVVLRRAYGYSQLFPEKRPMTTDAVFDLASLTKVVATTPVVLRLVERGELSLDDPVSTYFPAFSSGSKARVRVWHLLTHTSGLPAHLPLYSLLSRREEVYSYVASVNLEYEPGSKVVYSDLGFILLGRIIEMVTGESLDRVVSELVLKPLGMRETTFNPEGDLKERAVATEFCRLRGRVLKGEVHDENAWFMGGVAGHAGLFSTAADLAVYAQMWLNKGSFNGVRVLSPLTVELATRNHTQGLNECRGLGWALNCRPCSCGDLMSPRAYGHTGFTGTSLWIDPELGIFIVLLTNRVHPTRENQCIQRARRLIHNAVLASIVQVQTVKNGAILRASP
- a CDS encoding BadF/BadG/BcrA/BcrD ATPase family protein — protein: MGERRLIVAVDGGGSGSRALLFGCDGSVLSLHKGPPLNYAVLGPTAFTANLGLLLRPVSEFSGAIEGYVFSLAGVSAYRGEVEQLLRRELGVERVWLLTDVEAAYMAAARGRDAIVVSAGTGSFAYGRRAGREARVGGWGYLFGDEGSAYWIGREFVRRCLMHYDGRLAEGELSLKLLLEELHAPNVRDALAKLYREYTSPSRVAELAKVACKAAEMGCPMALDLIGDAARLLEQMVSAVAEQLGFTGEVDVYGTGGVIIGCKPLAEALRREVESKPGRRFHVRPAPPLLGCVLHYLHSVKGLGVDELEKVNLEIPTEDY
- the murQ gene encoding N-acetylmuramic acid 6-phosphate etherase — its product is MGEGTFELLARLETEQRNPISERLSELPTIEILRIINEEDKKVAYAVERALPEIAKLVDTILEAIRSGGRWIYVGAGTSGRLAAIDVAELLSTYNVGPETVEALVAGGPGAMVRPIEGAEDDEEMAVRELKARRIREGDVVVGISASGRTPYVVSALRYAKSVGAKTAIITSVENSPACEYADIKIVLRTGPEVVTGSTRMKAGTAQKMVLTMISTAVMVRLGKVHGNLMISLQPVSGKLRERAKRILMMEAGIDYRSASEILEKANYNLPAAIVMAVAGVSYEEALRYLERANYIPVKAIELAKGGRVEG
- the larB gene encoding nickel pincer cofactor biosynthesis protein LarB, with product MSVREVLEAVARGSISVEEAERRLRLLTLEIVGDYARLDVGRELRRGVPEIVLGDVKRVGELVEIIRRKLPAAGRVIVSRVGRRKVEAIIGELKPASYRYEERARILVVYGEGFQPRKTGGRVAVLSGGTADIPVAEEARVIAEEMGCEVRCWYDVGVAALHRAIQAVREALEWGADAMIVAAGREAALASVVASLADVPVVGLPVSVGYGFAGQGLSALASMLQSCPLGLAVVNIDAGVAAGVFAAMVANAVARARAAGSKGGGS
- the larE gene encoding ATP-dependent sacrificial sulfur transferase LarE, with translation MTSPGSQPNKLERLIEWFKELGGPVVVAFSGGVDSSLVLKAAAEALGPSQVYAVTVESPLHPASEIRVAREVASRLGVNHVVVRGDELEDDNVVSNPPNRCYYCKKRIVAKMKEVAARVGAVAIVDGTNAEDLMGHRPGLKALREEGVRSPLLELGFTKSEVRAAARALGLPNWDKPSAACLASRIPYGVRITVDKLSRIERAEELVRAITGARVVRVRDHGDVARIEVGREERKLLFSEEIMDALARELKNLGWRYVALDLEGYRTGSLDEVLERAAAPEA
- a CDS encoding putative zinc-binding protein is translated as MNTEGILKNNGGNDRGKPKKLADEYKDAATPKILPPCHKVAEHENIVWVCDGAANVGQIGHAVGVLLTNMGKARMCCITAVAAGSKPHLEIAEKAKRNIVINGCGNRCASKVLEKAGKRIDYEIDISKYLQKVPTLDIYEADVKKIAKIVIDEAKI
- a CDS encoding DUF1343 domain-containing protein, which produces MRVRLGLESPELGKLLAGKKLGIATNHTGVTPEMRHIIEIAGEHGEVEVVFTPEHGLWGSAAAGELVSSRVDEEYGVRVCSLYGETLEPPTEELQKLDLVVYDIQDLGLRWYTYASTLYYTVKACAKAGTPLLVLDRPAPLTGAVTEGPVLDPTYKSFTGLARIPARYALTPGELALYYSRVEGLGGEVHVARMAGWRREMWFDETGLPWVPPSPNIPNLEAALVYAGACLLEGTNLSEGRGTASPFLQFGAPWIRARRLAQALNELRLPGVIFRPVKFVPTASKYRGQECGGAYVHVTDRSVFRPFVTFIEVLKTVKRLYGDRFHLMSREHEQQVEYLKDYTGWSSGASRYAIDYLAGTSRVRECIEGLRGVEEAEEEWRRERNEFIEKAQSVLLYEGGLRP